The window CATTTTTCTTGGGCAGAATGCAGGCGTGTCGTTGTTCCGCCCAAGGGCGGTATTCGGTGTGATAAATAGGATCGAAGTCTCGTTGCATTCGTACCATGACGGCCGTGATCGCATCATTATTAGCTATCAGCTGTACCTCCCTATCCTAATGCTTAGGGGGGCATGAATACACCTGTTTCGGACGGTCAGCCTTCTACTTCCGCGGAATCCCGATTTTGCGCCCAACGCGTTCGGGCAAAGGCAGATCCTTTTGGGCTTCTTTCATCGCGGCCATGTTGGCGAGGATGTCATTGGGCATCGGGGCCACGCGGGGTTTATCGCCGGATTGATCGACGTGGAGGGTGAGCGCTTCGCCTGTTGCGGCCAGCCAGCCGTCGCTGTGCCACAGCTCTTGAAAGACATGAAAGCGTTTGGCGTCATAGTCGATCAGGTGGAAGGTGGAGG is drawn from Sulfitobacter sp. S223 and contains these coding sequences:
- a CDS encoding thioesterase family protein; amino-acid sequence: MTDIFRSTPLTVLPEWIDYNGHLNMAYYSVLMDQSADQAYPLLGFGPDYRDRTGCTTYVAEFHICYVRELHEGDLVTSTFHLIDYDAKRFHVFQELWHSDGWLAATGEALTLHVDQSGDKPRVAPMPNDILANMAAMKEAQKDLPLPERVGRKIGIPRK